AAGTCCAGCAGATGCGGGGCGATGTAATGGCCGTTGGGCAGAACACGCAGCATGCGGGTCTGCATATGGGTATTATTCTTCTGGCACTGCAGGGGCGTCGTTTTTACAATCTTTCCCTGGCGATTGATCACAATGGCCCGCGGCTCGGGACCGAGTTCAGCAACGAGGAATGTACCGTCGGCTAAAGGTTGTACCGTACTGATTTCTTTCTGCTGACCCTGGTACTGAAACAGGATCTGTTTTGTTTTCCGGTCGACTTCAACGACGCCGCCATGGGGAAATTCTTTAGTCCCATACAGGGCCAGCAACACATTGCCGTTGGGCAGGACCCAGCCATCGCTGGCGGGCATGTCGAACTTCCATTCTACGGCCCCGTCCTCTCCAATAATGACCGCCCGGTTTGCCTTGCCCACTCCCAGAAATGAATGCCGGATGGAATCTTCCTCGCCGGCGTCCACAGGAATTCCGCCCGTGAAACAACAGACCACCATCAGCAGTAGCAGCCAGAAGTGGTTGAATTGAGAGAAAGCGATGCCAGGTTCGGAGTGAGCGCGGTTCCGTAGTTGCATGGGTTTTGAACTCCTCGGGATAAATGAACGGCCAAAGGTGAACCCTGATTCTAACGCAAATCAGACCTGCAGGCGATTCATTCCACAGAGGTGGCCCCGGAATTCAAAGGAAACGATCTTTAGAAAATGCTGGGAGCTGTTTCGTCGGTCAGGGAGCCGAAGAACTCATCAGTGTCGGATTCCCAGTCGGCAAGGTAGCGAACGCCGGGAGACAGCGTTTCCTGCATCAGACCGTTGGTGTCATGTTCATACCCCAGCAGATGGCCGAGTTCATGCAGGATCACGGTGCGGAGATCGATCAGACTGGCGGCTTCACTGTCAGGGAGTGCAATCAACGTCAGGTCGCTGGCTGGAGAGAACTCGCTGTGCTCTGCGGGAGTGGTATCGATGAACCAGCCATACCCG
The nucleotide sequence above comes from Gimesia sp.. Encoded proteins:
- a CDS encoding matrixin family metalloprotease is translated as GYGWFIDTTPAEHSEFSPASDLTLIALPDSEAASLIDLRTVILHELGHLLGYEHDTNGLMQETLSPGVRYLADWESDTDEFFGSLTDETAPSIF